In a genomic window of Streptomyces roseoviridis:
- a CDS encoding DUF3040 domain-containing protein gives MPLSEHEQRMLEQMERALYAEDPKFATALEGSGLRTYTRRRVYQAVAGFLVGIALLMAGMVAQQIWISVVGFLVMLGCAVLAVTGWRKAPKPGEQPTGATAGHGRQTRQRRSMMNRIEERWQRRRDEQQGGGHH, from the coding sequence GTGCCGCTCTCGGAGCACGAGCAGCGAATGCTCGAGCAGATGGAGCGAGCGCTGTACGCCGAAGATCCCAAGTTCGCGACAGCGCTCGAGGGAAGCGGACTGCGTACGTACACCCGGCGACGGGTCTACCAGGCAGTCGCCGGCTTCCTGGTGGGTATCGCGCTCCTCATGGCCGGAATGGTCGCTCAGCAGATCTGGATCAGCGTGGTGGGATTCCTCGTCATGCTGGGCTGCGCGGTCCTGGCGGTCACCGGATGGCGCAAGGCGCCCAAGCCGGGCGAGCAGCCGACGGGAGCGACGGCCGGACACGGCCGCCAGACCCGGCAGCGACGCTCGATGATGAACCGCATCGAAGAGCGGTGGCAGCGCCGCCGCGACGAACAGCAGGGCGGCGGCCACCACTGA
- a CDS encoding class I SAM-dependent methyltransferase has translation MSDPSPVSGREATSRPSRASLRTAVVWDVLKDALDRRAEATGTDSLDVLDTGGGSGNFAVPVARLGHRVTVVDPSPNALFALERRAAEAGVADRVRGVQGDIRGLFDVVGREGFDAVLCHGVLEYVDDPAEGVRNAVAALRSGGSLSLLAAGLGGAVLARALAGHFTEARHALSDPAGRWGTGDPVPRRFTADQLTELASDAGLDVGAVHGVRVFADLVPGVLVDTEPGAAEALLRLEAAAAELPSFHAIATQLHVLGEKPA, from the coding sequence GTGTCGGACCCTTCCCCCGTCTCCGGTCGTGAGGCGACCTCGCGCCCGTCGCGCGCCTCCCTGCGCACCGCCGTCGTCTGGGACGTCCTCAAAGACGCCCTCGACCGCCGGGCCGAGGCCACCGGGACCGACAGCCTCGATGTCCTCGACACGGGCGGCGGCTCCGGCAACTTCGCGGTCCCGGTGGCCCGTCTCGGCCACCGGGTCACCGTGGTCGACCCCAGCCCCAACGCGCTGTTCGCGCTGGAGCGACGCGCAGCCGAGGCGGGCGTCGCCGACCGGGTCCGAGGAGTGCAGGGAGACATCCGCGGCCTGTTCGACGTCGTCGGCCGCGAAGGCTTCGACGCCGTCCTGTGCCACGGCGTCCTGGAGTACGTCGACGACCCGGCCGAAGGCGTGCGCAACGCGGTCGCCGCGCTGCGTTCGGGCGGCAGCCTCAGCCTGCTCGCCGCCGGACTCGGCGGCGCCGTCCTCGCCCGCGCCCTCGCCGGCCACTTCACCGAGGCCAGGCACGCGCTGAGCGACCCGGCGGGCCGCTGGGGCACCGGCGACCCCGTGCCCCGGCGCTTCACCGCCGACCAGCTCACCGAGCTCGCCTCCGACGCCGGCCTCGACGTCGGTGCCGTTCACGGCGTGCGGGTCTTCGCCGACCTGGTCCCCGGCGTCCTCGTCGACACCGAACCGGGCGCCGCCGAGGCCCTGCTCCGGCTGGAAGCCGCGGCCGCCGAACTGCCCTCCTTCCACGCCATCGCCACCCAGCTGCACGTCCTCGGCGAGAAGCCCGCCTGA
- a CDS encoding SAV_6107 family HEPN domain-containing protein — protein MAGHSAAATPRRRTSRPAPAQLGPASDVHPVLRRTSAPPAALDLLAKARAGLDEAAALDVPNERYATAHLAALRTAAAVLAARGRPERDPRKRARIRSTWDVLPEIAPELAEWSALFASGAERRARAEAGIRGAAGPRDADDLLRDAAAFLRLVERLLALQPVLPRQPGAGEATG, from the coding sequence ATGGCCGGCCACTCCGCCGCAGCCACACCCCGGCGCCGCACCAGTCGCCCCGCCCCCGCACAGCTCGGACCCGCGTCCGACGTCCACCCGGTCCTGCGCCGCACCTCGGCACCGCCCGCCGCCCTCGACCTGCTCGCCAAGGCCAGGGCCGGACTCGACGAGGCCGCCGCGCTGGACGTGCCCAACGAGCGGTACGCCACCGCCCACCTCGCCGCCCTGCGCACCGCCGCCGCCGTGCTCGCCGCCCGGGGCAGGCCCGAGCGCGACCCCCGCAAGCGCGCCCGCATCCGCAGCACCTGGGACGTGCTGCCCGAGATAGCGCCCGAGCTCGCCGAATGGAGCGCCCTCTTCGCCTCCGGCGCCGAGCGCCGGGCCCGCGCCGAGGCCGGGATCAGGGGCGCCGCCGGCCCGCGGGACGCCGACGACCTGCTCAGGGACGCCGCCGCGTTCCTGCGCCTGGTCGAGCGTCTGCTCGCCCTCCAGCCGGTGCTGCCCCGCCAGCCCGGCGCCGGGGAGGCCACGGGATGA
- a CDS encoding DUF3488 and transglutaminase-like domain-containing protein, with the protein MSGRARLTLAAFGATLTASAALLPLVKPATWIFTAAILLGLQSVVGTATRRVPLARPLTIAAQAAVTLLVLTVVFAHEQAILFVLPGPDVFAAFGTLFEAGVNDVGTYAIPAPNTPGIRLLLITGVAVIGLMVDALAVTFRNAAPAGLPLLALYSVAAGLSGGGAGGLFFLLAAGGYLLLLLAEGRDRLSQWGRVFGGAQRSGRPGSAAGEGGPAFAPVRTGRRIGAVALGIALVVPLALPGLDGGFLGGSGGDEGSGGKGGTISAVNPLVSLQNDLRQPEDREVLRYRTNAGYTGNLYLRLVALDQFDGTAWKSSVRPIKDVPEELPWPDGLSQDVRATEVTTNFVASPAYEQKWLPMPYPASKVSISGNWRYEPVGRMLVGDGQDTRGARYSVTSLDVRPTGEQLAAAPAAPDRLRREYTRVPATLPDEVRSTALDVTRGARNDYERAVKLQDWFAEDGGFRYQVNVDSGTGVQAITRFLKAKQGFCIHFSFSMAAMARSLGIPARVAVGFMPGTPQPDGSVSVGIRDAHAWPELYFEGAGWTRFEPTPSRGTTPDYTRQQSSGGAATPSAQPSASASTAPSVAPSASESCPPQQRRLGECGQDPAAAGASEDGGGWFDWRSLRWVLLVLLVLCVPLLPLLWRTQVRSRRLGPAGDPVGRVLAVWEEINDTAWDHGVVPDESQTPRRTAARMVRLGELPPDAADAVHRVARAVEEALYAPRPRPTTGLTEAAQVIRGGFWASASRTNRLRALFAPRSASRAVWAARERWSATRAGLRTRTAPLVRALTRNPS; encoded by the coding sequence ATGAGCGGGCGCGCGCGGCTGACGCTCGCGGCCTTCGGTGCGACGCTGACGGCGTCCGCCGCGCTGCTGCCGCTGGTGAAGCCGGCGACCTGGATCTTCACGGCGGCGATCCTGCTGGGACTGCAGAGCGTGGTCGGCACGGCGACCCGTCGGGTGCCGCTCGCCCGCCCGCTGACGATCGCCGCGCAGGCGGCGGTCACGCTGCTCGTGCTGACCGTGGTGTTCGCCCACGAGCAGGCGATCCTCTTCGTGCTGCCGGGCCCCGACGTCTTCGCCGCCTTCGGGACGCTGTTCGAGGCGGGCGTGAACGATGTCGGCACGTACGCGATCCCGGCGCCGAACACGCCCGGGATCCGGCTGCTGCTGATCACCGGAGTCGCGGTCATCGGGCTCATGGTGGACGCCCTCGCGGTCACCTTCCGCAACGCGGCCCCGGCCGGGCTGCCCCTGCTCGCCCTGTACTCGGTCGCCGCGGGACTCTCCGGCGGGGGCGCGGGCGGGCTGTTCTTCCTGCTGGCCGCCGGCGGCTATCTGCTGCTGCTCCTGGCGGAGGGCCGGGACCGGCTGTCCCAGTGGGGCCGGGTCTTCGGCGGCGCCCAGCGCTCCGGCCGGCCCGGCTCGGCGGCCGGCGAGGGCGGTCCCGCGTTCGCGCCGGTGCGCACCGGGCGGCGGATCGGGGCGGTCGCCCTCGGCATCGCGCTGGTGGTGCCGCTGGCACTGCCCGGCCTGGACGGGGGCTTCCTCGGCGGGTCGGGCGGCGACGAGGGCTCCGGCGGCAAGGGCGGCACCATCTCGGCGGTGAATCCGCTGGTGTCGCTGCAGAACGACCTGCGTCAGCCGGAGGACCGCGAGGTCCTGCGCTACCGCACCAACGCGGGGTACACCGGCAATCTCTATCTGCGGCTGGTCGCGCTCGACCAGTTCGACGGCACCGCCTGGAAGTCCTCCGTCCGCCCGATCAAGGACGTGCCGGAGGAGCTGCCCTGGCCCGACGGCCTCTCCCAGGACGTCCGGGCCACGGAGGTCACCACGAACTTCGTCGCCTCCCCGGCGTACGAGCAGAAGTGGCTGCCCATGCCGTACCCGGCGTCGAAGGTCTCCATCAGCGGCAACTGGCGCTACGAGCCGGTGGGCCGGATGCTCGTCGGTGACGGTCAGGACACCCGGGGCGCCCGCTACTCGGTGACCAGCCTGGACGTGCGGCCCACCGGCGAGCAGCTGGCGGCGGCTCCGGCCGCCCCGGACCGGCTGCGACGCGAGTACACCCGGGTCCCGGCGACGCTGCCGGACGAGGTCAGGTCGACGGCCCTGGACGTCACGCGCGGTGCGCGCAACGACTACGAGCGGGCGGTGAAGCTCCAGGACTGGTTCGCCGAGGACGGCGGCTTCCGCTACCAGGTGAACGTCGACTCCGGCACCGGCGTGCAGGCGATCACCCGCTTCCTGAAGGCCAAGCAGGGTTTCTGCATCCACTTCTCCTTCTCGATGGCGGCGATGGCCCGCTCCCTGGGCATCCCGGCCCGGGTCGCGGTCGGCTTCATGCCCGGCACCCCGCAGCCCGACGGCTCCGTCTCGGTCGGCATACGGGACGCGCACGCGTGGCCCGAGCTGTACTTCGAGGGGGCCGGCTGGACCCGTTTCGAGCCGACGCCCTCGCGCGGCACCACGCCCGACTACACCCGTCAGCAGTCCTCGGGCGGTGCGGCGACGCCGTCGGCGCAGCCCTCGGCCAGCGCGTCGACCGCGCCCTCGGTGGCGCCGAGCGCCTCGGAGAGCTGCCCGCCCCAGCAGAGGCGGCTGGGCGAGTGCGGGCAGGACCCGGCCGCGGCCGGTGCGTCGGAGGACGGCGGCGGCTGGTTCGACTGGCGGAGCCTCAGGTGGGTCCTGCTCGTGCTGCTCGTGCTGTGTGTGCCGCTGCTGCCGCTGCTGTGGCGGACCCAGGTGCGGTCGCGGCGGCTCGGTCCGGCCGGCGACCCGGTCGGCCGGGTCCTGGCGGTCTGGGAGGAGATCAACGACACGGCCTGGGACCACGGGGTGGTGCCGGACGAGTCGCAGACCCCCCGCAGGACGGCGGCGCGGATGGTCCGGCTCGGCGAGCTGCCGCCGGACGCGGCGGACGCGGTGCACCGGGTGGCGCGGGCGGTCGAGGAGGCCCTGTACGCTCCGCGTCCCCGTCCGACCACGGGTCTGACGGAGGCGGCGCAGGTGATCCGCGGGGGCTTTTGGGCGTCGGCGTCCCGTACGAACCGGCTGCGCGCGCTGTTCGCTCCGCGCTCGGCCTCGCGGGCGGTGTGGGCGGCCCGCGAGCGCTGGTCCGCGACCCGGGCCGGACTGCGGACGAGGACCGCTCCCCTGGTCCGCGCGCTGACCCGGAACCCGTCCTGA